One segment of Rosa chinensis cultivar Old Blush chromosome 6, RchiOBHm-V2, whole genome shotgun sequence DNA contains the following:
- the LOC112171346 gene encoding phytochrome B-like has product TAYLSKIQKGCHIQPFGCTIAVEESTFRVIAYSKNARDLLDLMPQSVPVLERREILTIGTDVRTLFMPSSSTLLEKAFCAWEITLLNPIWIHSRVSGKPFYPILHRIDVGVVIDLEPARTEDPTLFIAGAVLSQKLAMRAISQLQSLPSGDIKLLCDMVVESVRELTRYDRVMEYKFHEDEHGEVLAEVGELRLLLT; this is encoded by the coding sequence ACGGCGTACTTGTCCAAAATCCAGAAGGGCTGCCATATCCAACCGTTCGGGTGCACGATTGCAGTGGAAGAGTCCACCTTCAGGGTCATTGCCTACAGCAAGAACGCCCGGGACCTGCTCGACCTGATGCCCCAGTCGGTTCCAGTGCTCGAGAGGCGGGAGATCCTCACAATTGGGACTGACGTCAGGACGCTCTTCATGCCTTCCAGCTCAACTTTGCTGGAAAAGGCTTTCTGCGCTTGGGAGATTACTCTTCTCAACCCAATTTGGATACATTCGAGGGTTTCCGGCAAGCCGTTTTACCCGATTTTGCATAGGATTGATGTTGGGGTTGTCATTGATTTGGAGCCTGCTAGAACAGAGGACCCGACTCTGTTTATAGCCGGGGCGGTGCTGTCTCAGAAGCTGGCCATGAGGGCGATTTCGCAGCTACAGTCACTACCCAGTGGGGATATTAAGCTTTTGTGTGACATGGTGGTGGAGAGTGTGAGGGAGCTTACTAGGTATGATAGAGTTATGGAGTACAAGTTTCATGAGGATGAGCACGGGGAGGTTTTGGCTGAAGTGGGTGAGCTCAGGCTTCTTCTCACATGA
- the LOC112172605 gene encoding 3-isopropylmalate dehydratase large subunit, chloroplastic isoform X2, with product MEERMTLCNMVIEAGGKNGIVPADSTTYKYLEDKTSVPYEPVYSDDTARFLTEYRFDISKLEPLVAKPHSPDNRALARECKDVKIDRVYIGSCTGGKTEDFMAAAKVFLASGKKVKVPTFLVPATQKVWMDVYSLPVPGSGGKTCSQIFEEAGCDTPASPTCGACMGGPRDTYARLNEPQILG from the exons ATGGAAGAGAGGATGACATTATGCAACATGGTTATTGAAGCTGGGGGTAAAAATGGTATCGTCCCTGCTGATAGCACTACATACAAGTACCTTGAG GATAAAACGTCTGTACCCTATGAACCTGTGTATAGTGATGATACAGCTAG ATTTCTTACAGAGTACAGATTTGATATCTCAAAACTGGAGCCATTGGTGGCAAAG CCTCATTCTCCAGATAACCGTGCTTTAGCAAGAGAGTGCAAAGATGTGAAAATTGACAGAGTCTATATTGGATCTTGTACTGGTGGGAAAACAGAGGATTTTATGGCTGCTGCTAAAGTTTTTCTTGCTTCA GGAAAAAAGGTCAAAGTGCCCACTTTTCTTGTACCTGCTACACAAAAG GTTTGGATGGACGTGTACAGTCTTCCAGTGCCAGGATCAGGTGGCAAGACTTGCTCGCAGATATTTGAGGAAGCTGGTTGTGACACACCTGCAAGTCCCACTTGTGGTGCTTGCATGGGTGGTCCTAGAGACACTTATGCTCGCTTGAATGAACCACAG ATACTTGGGTAG
- the LOC112172605 gene encoding 3-isopropylmalate dehydratase large subunit, chloroplastic isoform X1, which translates to MEERMTLCNMVIEAGGKNGIVPADSTTYKYLEDKTSVPYEPVYSDDTARFLTEYRFDISKLEPLVAKPHSPDNRALARECKDVKIDRVYIGSCTGGKTEDFMAAAKVFLASGKKVKVPTFLVPATQKVWMDVYSLPVPGSGGKTCSQIFEEAGCDTPASPTCGACMGGPRDTYARLNEPQVNVFLHLHIF; encoded by the exons ATGGAAGAGAGGATGACATTATGCAACATGGTTATTGAAGCTGGGGGTAAAAATGGTATCGTCCCTGCTGATAGCACTACATACAAGTACCTTGAG GATAAAACGTCTGTACCCTATGAACCTGTGTATAGTGATGATACAGCTAG ATTTCTTACAGAGTACAGATTTGATATCTCAAAACTGGAGCCATTGGTGGCAAAG CCTCATTCTCCAGATAACCGTGCTTTAGCAAGAGAGTGCAAAGATGTGAAAATTGACAGAGTCTATATTGGATCTTGTACTGGTGGGAAAACAGAGGATTTTATGGCTGCTGCTAAAGTTTTTCTTGCTTCA GGAAAAAAGGTCAAAGTGCCCACTTTTCTTGTACCTGCTACACAAAAG GTTTGGATGGACGTGTACAGTCTTCCAGTGCCAGGATCAGGTGGCAAGACTTGCTCGCAGATATTTGAGGAAGCTGGTTGTGACACACCTGCAAGTCCCACTTGTGGTGCTTGCATGGGTGGTCCTAGAGACACTTATGCTCGCTTGAATGAACCACAGGTAAATGTATTTCTTCACCTGCACATATTCTGA
- the LOC112172605 gene encoding 3-isopropylmalate dehydratase large subunit, chloroplastic isoform X3 — translation MVSSLLIALHTSTLRFLTEYRFDISKLEPLVAKPHSPDNRALARECKDVKIDRVYIGSCTGGKTEDFMAAAKVFLASGKKVKVPTFLVPATQKVWMDVYSLPVPGSGGKTCSQIFEEAGCDTPASPTCGACMGGPRDTYARLNEPQVNVFLHLHIF, via the exons ATGGTATCGTCCCTGCTGATAGCACTACATACAAGTACCTTGAG ATTTCTTACAGAGTACAGATTTGATATCTCAAAACTGGAGCCATTGGTGGCAAAG CCTCATTCTCCAGATAACCGTGCTTTAGCAAGAGAGTGCAAAGATGTGAAAATTGACAGAGTCTATATTGGATCTTGTACTGGTGGGAAAACAGAGGATTTTATGGCTGCTGCTAAAGTTTTTCTTGCTTCA GGAAAAAAGGTCAAAGTGCCCACTTTTCTTGTACCTGCTACACAAAAG GTTTGGATGGACGTGTACAGTCTTCCAGTGCCAGGATCAGGTGGCAAGACTTGCTCGCAGATATTTGAGGAAGCTGGTTGTGACACACCTGCAAGTCCCACTTGTGGTGCTTGCATGGGTGGTCCTAGAGACACTTATGCTCGCTTGAATGAACCACAGGTAAATGTATTTCTTCACCTGCACATATTCTGA